A genome region from Triticum aestivum cultivar Chinese Spring chromosome 2B, IWGSC CS RefSeq v2.1, whole genome shotgun sequence includes the following:
- the LOC123039848 gene encoding oryzalexin E synthase has translation MWFLALLACMAVTTLITIHTRHILRKHGRKRVSPPQPPGPAGHPILGNLLYVIGPLRNNPHTALASLAQTYGPILSLRLGLTRTIVVVSSAAAAHEALAKNDAALASRLVPDTVHAMSYGATSMVFLPSSNPLWKQDRVIMGARFSSGRGLDTIRPILECHAGHLTEYLRACSSTGMPVIIREAVNRTVLNVISNILFSEDVVDLRAPGAQPFRGLIVPVLEEWSKSNVSDAFPFLAPIDHLLGSRRRISIHLAKLFNFFDQEIVQRRLARTSTNTGSEKNNDMLDILLARQAMSKLTRQEIITFLTDMFIAASDTSTVTVQWAMAQLLRHPEKMEKVRHELRACVGVGSNDFVKESDLDNLPYLHAVVKETLRLHPAVPLIPREVAADGVSLGGFPVPIGTGVVVNLWAIGRDPTVWPQSDKFMPERFLAAGAGDAVHFQVKDDYTYRPFGAGRRVCPGMDYALRSVPLLLASLVHKTEWRLPDGMAPEDIDLNDRYGTVLNLATPLYVVPLSTV, from the exons ATGTGGTTCTTGGCATTGCTGGCTTGCATGGCAGTAACGACGCTGATCACCATTCATACGCGGCATATCCTGCGCAAACACGGCCGAAAGAGAGTTTCTCCTCCTCAGCCCCCCGGCCCTGCCGGACACCCCATTCTCGGCAACCTGCTCTATGTCATCGGCCCGCTCCGCAACAACCCACACACCGCTCTCGCCTCCCTTGCTCAAACCTATGGACCCATATTGTCCCTCCGCCTTGGTCTGACCCGCACCATTGTCGTGGTGTCATCCGCCgcggcggctcacgaggccctcgCCAAGAATGACGCAGCGCTCGCATCCCGGCTAGTGCCGGATACCGTCCACGCCATGTCGTATGGCGCGACGTCCATGGTCTTCCTTCCAAGTTCCAACCCGCTGTGGAAGCAGGACCGCGTCATCATGGGCGCCCGCTTCTCCTCCGGCCGGGGCTTGGACACAATCCGGCCCATCTTAGAATGCCATGCCGGGCATCTCACCGAGTACTTGAGGGCATGCTCTAGCACCGGTATGCCAGTCATAATAAGGGAGGCCGTGAACCGCACGGTGCTCAATGTCATATCCAACATCCTCTTCTCCGAGGACGTCGTGGACTTGCGCGCGCCGGGGGCCCAACCTTTCAGGGGACTCATAGTGCCGGTACTAGAGGAGTGGTCGAAATCCAACGTCTCCGACGCCTTTCCATTCCTCGCACCAATTGACCACCTCCTCGGCTCGCGCCGCCGCATCTCCATACATCTCGCCAAACTGTTCAACTTCTTTGACCAAGAGATCGTTCAACGCCGGTTAGCTAGAACTAGCACTAACACCGGTAGTGAGAAGAACAATGACATGTTGGACATTCTCCTCGCGCGCCAAGCCATGTCCAAGCTCACGCGCCAAGAAATCATCACGTTCCTAACA GATATGTTCATCGCCGCAAGTGACACGAGCACGGTTACTGTGCAGTGGGCTATGGCGCAGCTACTGCGCCACCCGGAGAAGATGGAGAAGGTGCGACACGAGCTCAGAGCGTGCGTTGGAGTTGGGTCCAATGACTTTGTGAAGGAGAGCGACCTCGACAACCTTCCCTATCTCCATGCCGTGGTGAAGGAGACGCTGCGGCTGCACCCAGCAGTACCATTGATACCAAGGGAGGTGGCCGCCGATGGAGTGTCACTAGGTGGCTTCCCTGTCCCAATCGGAACGGGCGTCGTGGTCAACTTGTGGGCAATCGGAAGGGACCCTACGGTATGGCCTCAATCTGACAAGTTCATGCCTGAAAGGTTCTTGGCTGCAGGTGCAGGCGATGCCGTGCACTTTCAGGTCAAGGACGACTATACCTATAGGCCATTCGGAGCCGGCCGGAGGGTGTGCCCTGGAATGGACTATGCTCTGCGATCAGTGCCTCTGCTACTAGCCTCACTTGTGCACAAAACAGAATGGAGACTACCTGATGGCATGGCACCCGAGGATATTGATCTCAACGACCGCTATGGcactgtgctgaatcttgctacgCCACTCTATGTCGTGCCATTGTCCACCGTGTGA